DNA from Desulfarculus baarsii DSM 2075:
GTCACGGTGGGCCGCGGCCGGGCCAGGGGCATCTGCGGCTCGGGGTTGATCGCCACCGTGGCCTCCATGCTCATGACCGGCATCATCGACGAACGTGGCAAATTCAACGTCGATCACCCCAGTGATCGCCTGCGCGTGGGCGAGGACGGCCCGGAGTACGTGCTGGTCTGGCAACAGGACGGCGCGTTGGACCGCGACATCACCCTCACCGAGCCCGACATGGACAACCTCATCCGGGCCAAGGGGGCCATGTACGCGGCCTATATCACGCTGTTGGACTCGGTGGGCCTGACCGTCCACGACCTGGACCGGGTGATCCTGGCCGGCGGCTTCGGCCAGAGCATCAACATCGAGCGGGCCCAGATCATCGGCCTGCTGCCGGAGCTGCCGCCCGAGAAGTTCATCTTCGTGGGCAACGGCTCGCTGCTGGGGGCGCGCCTGGTGTGCATGAGCAACCGCCTGCGCGAGGAAGTCACCGAGATCGTGGAAAAAATGACCAACTTCGAGCTGTCGGTGGCCCCCAAATACATGGACCATTACATGGCCGCCCAGTTCCTGCCTCACACCGAGGCCAACGTGCTCTTCCCGGGCGTCCACGCCCAGATCGCCACGGTGCGCGACATGTTGCGCCAAGCCTGACGCCGACGGGCGTCCGGCCATGCAGGCCGGGCGCCCGCCTTTTTTGGGCCAGCCGACTGCCCCGTTGCGGGGCCACGACCGCTGTGCTAAGCTTGAGGTCATGAAAAAGGGAATAATTTTTCGCTGGATAGTCAACGCCCTGGGCCTGCTGCTGGTCAGCTGGATGTTCGACGGCATCTGGGTCAAGAACATCGGCTGGGCCTTTGTGGCGGCCATTTTCCTGGGCGTGTTCAACGCCGTTATCCGCCCCTTGATCATCCTGCTCACCCTTCCGCTGACTTTCCTGACCATGGGCCTGTTCATATTCCTGATAAACGCCCTGATGCTGTGGTTGACCGGCTGGCTGTTGGCCGGTTTCGAGGTCAACGGTTTTTGGGCGGCGGTGGGCGGCTCGCTGGTGCTCAGCGCCATCAGCATGGCCGCCAACAGCCTGGTGGGCGACCGCGGCGGCATCGAGGTCATCGAGCTGCGTCGCGGGTCGGGCGGTCGCTGGGAAACGAGGGGTTAATTGGCCGAAGACAGAAGCTGCGTGCAGATCAGGGTCGATTCGTGCCTGGGCGTGATCCGCGACGTGTGCCAACGACTGATGGCCGAAAACGTCAGCCCGCGCATCATCGAGCAGCTCCAGCACCTCAACGAGATGCTATCGCTGATCGACCACCACGAGGTCAGCGAAAGCGAACTGACGCGTATCGAAGGCTGCACCAACCAGCTCATGGGCGAACTGGGGTTGTTGTTCAGCCACCAGGGCATCACCGCCCTCTACGACCGCACGGTGCATTAGGGG
Protein-coding regions in this window:
- a CDS encoding phage holin family protein, producing MKKGIIFRWIVNALGLLLVSWMFDGIWVKNIGWAFVAAIFLGVFNAVIRPLIILLTLPLTFLTMGLFIFLINALMLWLTGWLLAGFEVNGFWAAVGGSLVLSAISMAANSLVGDRGGIEVIELRRGSGGRWETRG